The following proteins come from a genomic window of Gimesia chilikensis:
- a CDS encoding chemotaxis protein CheX, whose translation MTSSPTLSKSELTAEFVNPIISSTISVFEMMLGCTPKRTGLSLKQDVIPQHELSAVIGISGKAAGTLVLSLSESVGKGVLDRMLGITAEEINDEVCDAVCELANMIAGSAKAQLEHLEASISIPNIITGKGHTVHYPSNVSPICISFESEIGAFSIEAGFSDR comes from the coding sequence ATGACATCATCTCCAACCCTCAGTAAATCTGAACTCACTGCCGAATTTGTGAACCCGATCATCAGTTCCACGATTTCCGTTTTTGAAATGATGCTGGGTTGCACCCCCAAACGGACCGGTCTGAGTTTAAAACAGGACGTGATCCCACAACACGAATTGAGTGCCGTCATCGGTATCTCAGGAAAGGCAGCCGGCACGCTGGTTTTGAGCCTGTCCGAAAGCGTTGGTAAAGGCGTGCTGGACCGCATGCTGGGAATCACGGCTGAAGAAATCAACGACGAAGTCTGTGATGCTGTATGTGAACTCGCCAACATGATTGCCGGTTCTGCCAAGGCACAACTGGAACATCTGGAAGCTTCCATCAGTATTCCAAACATCATCACCGGGAAAGGTCATACCGTACATTACCCTTCCAATGTGTCGCCGATCTGTATCTCCTTTGAATCAGAAATCGGAGCGTTCTCTATCGAAGCAGGCTTCTCTGATCGATAG
- a CDS encoding HAD family hydrolase, which translates to MHICLFDIDGTLIDSGGAGQHSILHMLEDEFQVSAPIEGIPTAGRTDHSIMVDLFEYFKIENTSTNRKRFEAGYLKLLASNLKTRQGRVLPGIRDILDTLAEHEHVDLGLLTGNFEQGAHQKLTHYDLHHFFEFGAYGDHHADRNDVAHEAVRQIQLRHAPELLTQATIWVIGDTPSDITCARAIGAQVIAVATGVYPLEELEKCKPDYLFAHFEEIQPVLSLFAPPSVTF; encoded by the coding sequence ATGCACATCTGCCTGTTCGACATTGATGGTACGCTCATTGACTCCGGCGGCGCCGGTCAGCATTCGATCCTGCACATGCTGGAAGACGAATTTCAGGTCTCCGCCCCCATTGAGGGCATCCCGACGGCCGGCCGCACCGATCACTCGATCATGGTCGATCTGTTTGAATACTTTAAGATCGAAAACACCAGTACCAACCGCAAGCGTTTCGAAGCCGGCTATCTCAAACTGCTCGCGTCCAATCTGAAGACGCGCCAGGGACGCGTGCTGCCGGGCATCCGCGACATTCTGGATACCCTGGCCGAACACGAGCATGTCGATCTGGGTTTATTGACCGGAAATTTTGAGCAGGGCGCGCATCAGAAACTGACGCATTACGATCTGCACCACTTTTTCGAATTTGGTGCTTACGGAGATCATCACGCGGACCGTAACGACGTCGCCCATGAAGCGGTCCGACAGATTCAGCTGCGTCATGCTCCCGAGCTCCTGACGCAGGCGACCATCTGGGTCATCGGCGATACCCCGAGCGACATCACCTGTGCCCGCGCCATCGGTGCCCAGGTCATTGCGGTCGCCACCGGCGTCTATCCCCTCGAAGAACTGGAAAAGTGCAAACCCGATTACCTGTTCGCACACTTCGAAGAGATCCAGCCGGTCCTCTCGCTGTTCGCGCCCCCTTCGGTGACATTTTAG
- a CDS encoding sodium:proton antiporter: protein MNLIADTYAQLEATSFVATTEQPHEEHHGHAEPPAFYSVIPFAALLLCIAFLPLIHKTEEWWEHNKNRFLVAVSLGLVTLLYYTFLYGHGVVDHGTHELSAPGFPAAVVVLKNAILGEYIPFIALLFSLYVISGGIAFNGHLVGRPILNTGIIAIGGAIASFIGTTGAAMLLIRPLLKANAKRDYVAHTVIFFIFVVCNTGGCLLPIGDPPLFLGFLRGVPFTWTLTLWPEWLAMNGMLLAVYFAFDTVRYRKENKARVEAVPEDPEPFALKGGINFLWLLMVIFCVALLDPSKTVPGTSWSAPHFFREGCMFALAGISLLTTSKSIREQNSFNYEAIVEVAALFVGIFICMQAPVQILNVYGASLGIDSPAKFYWATGTLSSFLDNAPTYVVFFETAKSAGGSPPMVAGVSEIELVAISLGAVFMGAMTYIGNGPNFMVKAIAEKNNIRMPSFFGYMVYSCLFLLPLSILLTIIFL, encoded by the coding sequence ATGAACTTAATCGCTGATACATACGCGCAACTGGAAGCAACCTCTTTTGTGGCCACGACTGAACAACCTCACGAGGAACATCATGGTCATGCCGAACCTCCCGCCTTTTATAGTGTAATTCCGTTCGCCGCGCTTTTGCTGTGTATCGCTTTTCTACCCCTGATTCATAAAACGGAAGAGTGGTGGGAACACAATAAAAACCGGTTTCTGGTCGCGGTCAGCCTGGGTCTGGTGACCCTGCTCTATTACACATTCCTATACGGACACGGCGTCGTCGATCACGGCACACACGAGCTGTCAGCTCCCGGGTTCCCTGCTGCCGTCGTCGTCCTCAAGAATGCGATTCTCGGGGAATACATCCCCTTCATCGCCCTCTTGTTTTCTCTGTATGTCATCAGTGGCGGCATCGCGTTCAACGGCCATCTGGTGGGACGACCGATTCTGAATACAGGCATCATCGCCATCGGTGGCGCGATTGCCAGCTTCATCGGAACCACAGGCGCCGCCATGCTCCTGATCCGCCCTCTGCTGAAAGCGAATGCCAAACGTGACTATGTGGCACACACGGTCATCTTTTTCATCTTTGTTGTCTGTAACACCGGCGGCTGTCTGCTACCCATTGGTGACCCGCCCCTGTTCCTGGGCTTTTTAAGAGGTGTCCCCTTTACCTGGACGCTGACGCTCTGGCCTGAGTGGCTCGCCATGAATGGCATGCTGCTGGCCGTTTATTTTGCCTTCGACACCGTCCGCTATCGCAAAGAAAACAAAGCCAGGGTGGAAGCCGTTCCGGAAGATCCTGAACCTTTCGCACTCAAAGGGGGTATCAATTTCCTCTGGCTGCTGATGGTCATCTTCTGCGTCGCACTGCTGGACCCCTCCAAAACGGTCCCGGGTACCAGCTGGAGTGCACCTCACTTTTTCCGTGAAGGCTGCATGTTTGCCCTGGCAGGCATTTCCCTGCTCACAACTTCAAAAAGTATTCGCGAGCAGAACTCCTTCAATTACGAAGCCATCGTTGAAGTCGCCGCCCTGTTCGTCGGTATTTTTATCTGCATGCAGGCTCCCGTACAGATCCTGAATGTCTACGGTGCCTCGCTGGGCATTGATTCGCCTGCGAAGTTCTACTGGGCCACAGGGACGCTCTCCAGCTTCCTGGACAACGCTCCGACCTATGTCGTCTTCTTTGAAACGGCCAAATCTGCGGGCGGCAGTCCTCCCATGGTTGCCGGCGTCAGTGAAATTGAGCTGGTTGCCATCAGTTTGGGAGCCGTCTTCATGGGAGCCATGACCTATATCGGCAATGGTCCCAACTTCATGGTCAAAGCGATCGCTGAAAAGAACAACATTCGGATGCCCAGCTTCTTTGGCTATATGGTTTACAGCTGTCTGTTCCTGTTACCACTTTCAATCCTGCTGACGATCATCTTCCTGTAA
- a CDS encoding sugar phosphate isomerase/epimerase family protein, with protein sequence MAVPSETQFNQETSRREFLKSASLAGFGALAAGSLFTDTVLSAGVQKKTAPEHLKLSLAAYSFNRDLQKYWPTPRKRKTPATMDIMDFVRYCGELKLDGCELTSYYFPNPVSEDYLKETKDLVGSLGMEVSGTAIGNDFCLPEGNARDEQLEMTRNWIDYAAILGAPVIRIFAGRVPKGGNEAEAIKMCQKGINESLKYAEQKGVSLALENHGGITSTPEQMMRIIDGINKSPNFGVNFDSGNFRTEHPYADLEKIAPLAINAQIKVEMGARGEEKPADIPRIVKILKDANYKNFIVLEYEADEPPKEAIPGYIKQLRKLI encoded by the coding sequence ATGGCAGTTCCTTCAGAGACCCAATTCAACCAGGAAACCAGCAGACGCGAATTTCTGAAATCAGCCTCTCTGGCCGGTTTCGGTGCCCTCGCAGCAGGTTCTTTGTTCACAGACACCGTTTTGTCCGCCGGTGTTCAGAAAAAAACGGCTCCCGAACATCTGAAACTGAGTCTGGCCGCCTATTCCTTCAATCGGGATCTGCAGAAATACTGGCCTACGCCCCGCAAACGCAAAACTCCCGCCACCATGGATATCATGGATTTCGTCCGCTACTGTGGCGAGCTGAAACTGGATGGCTGCGAGCTGACCAGCTACTACTTCCCCAACCCGGTCAGTGAAGACTATCTGAAAGAGACGAAGGATCTCGTCGGCTCTCTGGGCATGGAAGTCTCCGGCACCGCCATCGGCAACGACTTCTGTCTGCCGGAAGGCAATGCCCGCGACGAACAGCTGGAAATGACCCGCAACTGGATCGACTACGCCGCTATTTTGGGCGCGCCCGTCATCCGGATTTTCGCCGGTCGGGTTCCCAAGGGAGGCAACGAAGCAGAAGCCATCAAGATGTGCCAGAAAGGGATTAACGAATCGCTGAAGTATGCGGAACAGAAAGGCGTCAGCCTCGCGTTGGAGAATCATGGCGGCATTACTTCCACCCCGGAACAGATGATGCGGATTATCGATGGCATCAACAAATCGCCTAACTTTGGCGTGAACTTCGACAGCGGTAACTTCCGCACCGAACATCCCTACGCAGACCTGGAAAAGATCGCGCCCCTGGCCATCAATGCCCAGATCAAAGTCGAGATGGGTGCCCGTGGGGAAGAAAAACCGGCCGACATTCCCCGGATCGTGAAAATTCTCAAGGACGCAAACTACAAGAACTTCATCGTCCTGGAGTATGAAGCCGATGAACCACCCAAAGAAGCAATTCCCGGCTACATCAAACAGCTGCGCAAGCTGATTTGA
- a CDS encoding aldo/keto reductase, with protein sequence MSQLRTIGKTDIQITPIAMGCWPISGVTSVDVTEEASLATLQAAFDAGINFFDTAYCYGYDGESEKLIAKALGEKRDEIVIASKGGIHWEDRKQVRDASPARIIQECDESLQRLNTDRIDLHYLHGPDPEIPVGESAAAFNELREAGKIRSVGVSNFTLEQLQEFHAVCPISAYQPRYNMLQRDIELDRLPWCRDNEVSVMAYWPLMKGLLAGKLARDHQFDPQDGRQKYPMFHGAEWEKNQDFLDELRTLSTEWEHSIAEIVIRWTIQQSGITCALCGAKRPEQIQENAEVMNFELSDSQLETLDRLIAERGPIQS encoded by the coding sequence ATGAGCCAGTTACGCACCATCGGCAAGACAGACATCCAGATCACCCCCATCGCCATGGGCTGCTGGCCCATCTCCGGGGTTACCAGCGTGGATGTCACCGAAGAGGCCAGTCTGGCTACGCTCCAGGCCGCGTTCGATGCAGGCATCAACTTCTTTGACACCGCTTACTGCTACGGATACGACGGCGAGAGCGAAAAACTGATTGCCAAAGCCCTGGGAGAGAAGCGGGACGAGATTGTCATCGCTTCCAAAGGGGGTATCCACTGGGAAGACCGGAAACAGGTCCGCGACGCCTCCCCCGCCCGTATCATACAGGAATGCGATGAGAGCCTGCAGCGGTTGAACACCGACCGCATCGACCTGCACTATCTGCACGGCCCCGATCCGGAAATCCCGGTCGGTGAATCTGCAGCCGCGTTCAACGAACTGCGCGAAGCGGGCAAGATTCGCTCCGTTGGCGTCTCCAACTTCACGCTGGAACAACTACAGGAATTTCATGCGGTCTGCCCGATCTCCGCCTATCAGCCCCGCTATAACATGCTGCAGCGGGACATCGAACTGGATCGTCTCCCCTGGTGCAGAGACAACGAGGTATCGGTGATGGCGTACTGGCCTTTGATGAAAGGTCTGCTCGCCGGCAAGCTCGCGCGGGATCATCAGTTCGATCCACAGGACGGCAGACAGAAATATCCCATGTTTCATGGAGCGGAATGGGAAAAGAACCAGGACTTCCTGGATGAACTCCGCACGCTTTCCACGGAATGGGAACACTCGATTGCAGAGATCGTCATCCGCTGGACAATCCAGCAGTCCGGCATCACATGTGCCTTATGTGGTGCCAAACGTCCGGAGCAGATTCAGGAAAATGCGGAAGTGATGAATTTTGAACTCTCGGATTCACAACTGGAGACCCTCGATCGCCTGATTGCAGAGCGAGGGCCGATCCAATCCTGA
- a CDS encoding response regulator transcription factor, which produces MLTSTDLIRIVLVDDHMMLVDSLVSRFHRDTQIEVVGTATNADEGLSLILETEPDVVILDVELPGRGSFDIAEEISSRLKNTKMIFLTGYLSDIFIELALRVNAVGYLLKGEPIESLIHAIKKASRGEYCFSQSVQERLVYDHKKNRYSIQSQSMLTSLTSRQIEVLRHLARGKSVKEVARSMHLSEKSIDSHKYRIMHKLGIHDRVELARYSIREGLTLP; this is translated from the coding sequence ATGTTAACTTCCACTGATCTGATTCGAATTGTCCTGGTGGACGACCACATGATGCTGGTTGATTCACTGGTATCACGCTTTCACAGAGATACCCAGATCGAAGTCGTCGGAACGGCGACCAATGCGGATGAAGGGTTGTCGCTGATTCTGGAGACAGAACCGGATGTGGTCATTCTGGATGTCGAACTGCCGGGACGTGGCTCGTTTGACATTGCTGAGGAAATCAGCTCCCGACTCAAGAACACCAAAATGATTTTCCTGACAGGTTATCTGTCAGACATCTTCATTGAGCTGGCATTACGAGTGAATGCCGTCGGCTACCTGCTCAAAGGGGAGCCGATTGAATCATTGATCCATGCGATCAAGAAGGCCTCCCGTGGGGAATACTGCTTCTCTCAATCGGTCCAGGAAAGGCTCGTTTACGATCATAAAAAGAACCGCTACTCGATCCAGTCACAAAGCATGCTGACTTCTTTGACTTCACGTCAGATCGAAGTGCTGCGGCATCTGGCACGCGGTAAGAGCGTGAAAGAAGTAGCCCGGTCGATGCATCTGTCTGAAAAATCGATCGACAGTCACAAGTATCGGATCATGCACAAGCTGGGCATTCACGACCGCGTCGAACTGGCTCGCTATTCCATTCGCGAAGGATTGACACTCCCTTAG
- a CDS encoding ExeA family protein, which yields MYYDFWNLSQAPFSQQQDLALFFESELHEEALARLLFVAEEQKKCSLFSGPSGTGKSLTLKACQQILTRSSCQCEYLDLLGLGEEEFLWQLCAQLRLGPAHETPLPQLWRQLTDCLTGMQLTQGRLLLLLDHVDLSRLEALHAVERLLHTGNQQFPSLSLVLTMDEASSPQAERAAQISDLSIELTALDSEMTENYIQHRLSLSGCADSVFTTDAIKEIHRSTHGFPTRINQICDLALLAGYEQNLNEIDAEVIRRAQREINGAPAHVNRISEAIQGV from the coding sequence ATGTACTACGACTTCTGGAATTTGTCACAAGCACCCTTTTCTCAACAACAGGATCTGGCACTGTTCTTTGAAAGTGAACTCCATGAAGAGGCCCTGGCCCGTCTGCTGTTCGTGGCAGAGGAACAGAAAAAATGCAGTCTGTTTAGCGGTCCTTCCGGCACCGGAAAGTCACTCACGTTAAAAGCCTGCCAGCAGATTCTGACCCGCAGTTCCTGTCAGTGTGAATACCTGGACCTGCTGGGACTCGGAGAAGAAGAGTTTCTCTGGCAGCTCTGTGCCCAACTGCGTCTCGGCCCTGCCCATGAGACCCCACTGCCTCAGCTCTGGAGACAGCTCACCGACTGTCTGACCGGCATGCAACTCACCCAGGGTCGACTCCTGCTGCTGCTGGATCACGTTGATCTGAGCCGCCTGGAAGCACTGCACGCCGTCGAGCGTCTGTTGCACACCGGCAATCAGCAGTTCCCCAGTCTCTCTCTGGTGCTGACGATGGACGAAGCCAGCTCGCCCCAGGCCGAGCGTGCCGCACAGATTTCCGATCTGTCGATCGAACTGACGGCACTGGATTCGGAAATGACCGAAAATTATATTCAGCATCGCCTGAGCCTCTCCGGTTGTGCCGACTCGGTCTTCACCACAGATGCGATTAAAGAAATTCACCGGTCCACACACGGATTCCCGACCCGGATCAATCAAATCTGCGATCTGGCACTACTCGCCGGATATGAACAGAATCTGAACGAAATCGACGCTGAAGTGATCCGCAGGGCACAACGTGAAATTAATGGTGCACCTGCACACGTCAACCGCATTTCAGAAGCTATCCAGGGTGTATAG
- a CDS encoding response regulator yields MKVLLVDDSGTMRTIQKRCLSKLGIEDVTEAEDGVQALEYFVGNQFDIVLSDWNMPNMDGLQLLKEIRQRNKDIPVIMITTEAERARVVTAIQAGVSDYLVKPFTPDSLKSKLERWVTSNA; encoded by the coding sequence ATGAAAGTTTTACTCGTAGACGACTCAGGAACAATGAGAACTATCCAGAAGCGCTGTCTGTCGAAACTGGGTATTGAAGACGTTACTGAAGCAGAAGATGGGGTTCAGGCCCTGGAATACTTTGTGGGCAATCAGTTCGATATCGTACTCAGCGACTGGAACATGCCTAACATGGATGGCTTACAACTGCTGAAAGAAATCCGTCAGCGGAACAAAGACATTCCCGTCATCATGATTACCACCGAAGCCGAACGGGCACGTGTTGTGACTGCAATCCAGGCTGGTGTTTCAGATTACCTGGTGAAGCCGTTCACTCCCGACAGCCTCAAAAGCAAGCTGGAACGCTGGGTTACCTCGAATGCCTGA
- a CDS encoding DUF5658 family protein codes for MEETDPPPNEKKSGRSFLGNQLPLERETCIFILVNALDVFMTYLLLVTGSFRESNQLANYFIAHWGIRGMVYFKFSLVAVVTVIAQIVARKKMETGRKLLNFGSLIVAGVVIYSFVLLMRSGYLFK; via the coding sequence ATGGAAGAAACCGATCCGCCACCCAATGAAAAAAAGTCAGGCCGCTCGTTCCTGGGGAATCAACTTCCCCTGGAACGGGAGACCTGCATCTTTATCCTGGTCAATGCACTGGATGTGTTTATGACCTACCTGCTGCTGGTCACCGGAAGTTTCCGCGAGTCCAACCAGTTGGCCAACTATTTCATTGCCCACTGGGGCATCCGGGGGATGGTCTACTTCAAGTTCTCCCTGGTGGCGGTGGTGACGGTGATTGCCCAGATCGTGGCCCGCAAAAAGATGGAGACCGGTCGCAAGCTGTTGAACTTCGGCTCGCTGATCGTCGCGGGCGTCGTCATCTACAGCTTCGTACTGCTGATGCGCTCGGGCTACCTGTTTAAATAA
- a CDS encoding diguanylate cyclase, with protein MESENKQLQSKAIHDPLTKTYNRSYFNEYFEKELHRCARSAQPIGIIFSDIDRFKSLNDTYGHQFGDLVLQRVAKVASESTRRSDVFCRYGGEEFVIMVNNPTENGIHELAERLRKLIENEVIEFEGKRVPVTASLGAVVGIPPRDMTGFGERLIAEADEAMYNSKENGRNQVHVRSIISQEDNELQKLVKRSRFSRWLVTKKIFDIPTISKALLKCPQQETQTKIGELAVNEKLLTSNQVAEILEAQQKNGQRFGEIAIQRQLLTREQVAYLLAIQIEPPIVLGKTLISLEMLQSAETAELVKLYLSEFKASAAPMEERRSEFANS; from the coding sequence CTGGAATCCGAAAACAAACAGCTGCAGAGCAAAGCGATTCACGACCCGCTGACCAAAACCTACAACCGCAGCTACTTCAACGAATATTTCGAAAAAGAACTGCATCGCTGTGCCCGCTCTGCCCAGCCAATCGGAATCATTTTCTCCGACATCGACCGCTTCAAAAGTCTGAACGACACCTACGGTCACCAGTTCGGTGACCTGGTTCTGCAGCGTGTTGCCAAAGTTGCCAGTGAATCCACGCGACGCTCTGATGTCTTCTGCCGCTACGGTGGTGAGGAATTCGTCATCATGGTCAACAATCCTACTGAAAACGGGATTCATGAACTCGCGGAACGTCTGCGGAAGCTGATCGAAAACGAAGTGATTGAATTCGAAGGCAAACGCGTACCCGTTACCGCCAGCCTGGGTGCCGTGGTTGGGATCCCTCCACGCGACATGACAGGCTTCGGAGAACGCCTGATCGCAGAAGCAGACGAAGCAATGTACAACTCGAAAGAGAATGGCCGGAACCAGGTTCACGTACGCTCGATCATCAGCCAGGAAGACAACGAGCTGCAGAAGCTGGTCAAACGCAGCCGCTTCAGTCGCTGGCTGGTTACCAAGAAAATCTTTGATATCCCGACCATTTCCAAAGCACTCTTGAAGTGCCCTCAACAGGAAACACAGACGAAAATCGGTGAACTGGCAGTCAATGAAAAACTGCTGACCAGTAACCAGGTCGCAGAGATACTCGAAGCACAGCAGAAAAATGGACAGCGATTCGGGGAAATCGCCATCCAGAGGCAGCTGCTCACCCGCGAGCAGGTGGCTTATCTACTCGCAATACAGATCGAACCGCCGATCGTTCTGGGGAAAACGCTGATCTCGCTGGAGATGCTGCAAAGTGCAGAGACAGCGGAGCTGGTAAAGCTGTATCTGTCGGAATTCAAAGCCAGTGCGGCTCCGATGGAAGAACGCCGCAGTGAATTCGCAAATTCATAA
- a CDS encoding SGNH/GDSL hydrolase family protein: protein MKYPKISYQLIRLAAVCLLLQATTLLSAQEAEQKTHQAPLSKMELQTGDSIVFLGDSITHQCLYTQYVEDFFYTRYPKMRLKFHNAGVGGAKAWDALARFDRDVAAYHPKYVTVLLGMNDGRYQPFNDEIFKTYYDDMKELISKIEGIGATPILMTPTMFDARAARMGKRPRDPASVELYNSVLAYYGTWLREVATESGFGFVDMYGPLNNITIAERQKNPQFTIIRDAVHPDAPGQVVMAFALLSDMNVQRQVSRITVSKKANGEATSTARGGKLSDLKYSDNGVSFTWLADSLPWVVPAEAKLGAELTKLGHRMSQESLSIHDLPPGRYELSIDGEVVGQYSNTTLARHVELQGNPKTPQYQQAMQVALLNKERNDGPVKNKRNTWRVFQAYARMKRELDAQGDQKDQKTVAKLAELDKRLADQDRVIQESEAAAKALEDKIYEINQPEARKYVLKKVTAAKKK from the coding sequence ATGAAATATCCGAAGATCAGCTATCAACTGATCCGCCTGGCAGCAGTCTGTCTGTTGCTGCAGGCAACTACGCTTTTATCAGCTCAGGAAGCGGAACAGAAGACGCATCAGGCGCCGCTGTCAAAGATGGAATTGCAGACCGGCGATTCCATTGTCTTCCTGGGAGACAGTATTACGCATCAGTGCCTCTACACCCAGTATGTAGAAGATTTCTTTTACACCCGTTATCCGAAAATGCGTCTGAAGTTTCATAATGCCGGCGTGGGTGGTGCCAAGGCGTGGGATGCCCTGGCTCGTTTTGACCGGGACGTCGCCGCCTATCATCCCAAGTATGTGACCGTGCTGCTGGGAATGAACGATGGCCGCTATCAGCCCTTCAATGATGAGATTTTCAAGACCTACTATGATGACATGAAAGAGCTGATCAGCAAGATTGAAGGCATTGGTGCGACTCCGATCCTGATGACGCCGACCATGTTCGACGCCCGGGCGGCCCGCATGGGAAAACGCCCGCGGGATCCGGCTTCGGTAGAGCTGTATAACTCGGTTCTGGCGTATTATGGAACCTGGCTGCGTGAAGTTGCTACCGAATCAGGCTTCGGTTTTGTAGACATGTACGGACCGTTGAATAACATCACGATTGCGGAACGTCAGAAAAATCCCCAGTTCACGATCATCAGAGACGCCGTGCATCCCGATGCGCCGGGACAGGTGGTGATGGCGTTTGCCCTGCTGTCCGACATGAACGTGCAACGACAGGTTTCGCGGATCACCGTCAGTAAAAAAGCCAACGGTGAGGCCACCTCGACAGCGCGAGGGGGTAAGCTGTCTGATCTGAAATATTCAGACAACGGCGTCTCCTTCACCTGGTTGGCTGACAGCCTGCCCTGGGTGGTGCCCGCTGAGGCGAAGCTGGGTGCAGAGCTGACGAAACTGGGGCATCGGATGAGTCAGGAATCGCTATCGATCCATGACCTGCCCCCCGGCCGGTATGAACTGTCTATCGATGGGGAAGTCGTGGGACAATACTCCAACACGACCCTGGCCCGGCATGTTGAACTGCAGGGAAATCCAAAGACGCCTCAGTACCAGCAGGCGATGCAGGTCGCGTTGTTGAATAAGGAACGCAATGACGGCCCTGTGAAAAACAAACGCAACACCTGGCGGGTGTTCCAGGCGTATGCCCGGATGAAGCGGGAACTGGACGCACAGGGAGATCAGAAGGATCAAAAAACGGTGGCAAAGCTGGCAGAGCTGGACAAACGCCTGGCCGACCAGGATCGTGTGATCCAGGAGAGCGAAGCAGCTGCGAAAGCCCTGGAAGATAAGATCTATGAGATCAATCAGCCTGAGGCCCGGAAGTATGTTCTGAAGAAGGTGACCGCTGCTAAGAAAAAGTAA
- a CDS encoding 16S rRNA (uracil(1498)-N(3))-methyltransferase: MTHRFFYEGSLDDALLQLDGSEAHHLLHVLRMKVGDEVLLFNGTGIEAEGQIEKTGRKTVDIKVVRRHEIEAETQVPLILATAVPKGDRFRWLVEKAAELGVTRLVPLTTERSSVDPGENRLKKLQQTIVSAAKQSGQIRLMELAPVQPLSDFLKEIDPAEQQLLIADPQGVAWTELNLSGSEASAAGVVILIGPEGGFSAEEVQAAEDAGAQAVQINAGILRIETAALLMAGLVRLP, encoded by the coding sequence ATGACGCATCGTTTTTTTTATGAAGGTTCTTTGGACGACGCGCTCCTCCAACTGGACGGGAGCGAGGCCCATCATCTGCTGCACGTGTTACGGATGAAGGTGGGGGATGAGGTCCTGCTGTTTAACGGCACCGGCATCGAAGCCGAGGGGCAGATTGAGAAAACGGGGCGGAAAACGGTCGATATCAAGGTGGTGCGTCGTCACGAAATCGAGGCTGAGACACAGGTTCCCCTGATTCTGGCGACCGCGGTTCCCAAGGGAGATCGCTTTCGCTGGCTGGTCGAAAAAGCAGCCGAGCTGGGCGTCACCAGGCTCGTCCCCCTGACCACGGAGCGGAGCAGCGTCGATCCGGGTGAGAACCGATTGAAAAAATTACAACAGACGATTGTGTCCGCCGCGAAACAGTCGGGCCAGATTCGATTGATGGAGCTGGCCCCGGTGCAGCCGTTGAGCGACTTCCTCAAGGAGATCGACCCGGCAGAGCAGCAACTGCTGATCGCCGATCCACAGGGAGTCGCGTGGACGGAACTGAATCTGTCTGGATCGGAGGCATCCGCAGCCGGTGTTGTGATTCTGATCGGACCCGAAGGGGGCTTTTCTGCTGAAGAAGTTCAGGCGGCGGAGGACGCCGGAGCGCAGGCGGTTCAGATCAACGCGGGAATTCTGCGGATCGAGACGGCAGCGCTCCTGATGGCGGGCCTGGTTCGCTTGCCGTAA
- a CDS encoding SOS response-associated peptidase — MCARFFLFSPDEEIKRLFQMVSFPRISPRYNIAPSQPVLAITNAGAELEVRHFQWGFIPAWSKDPQPGQAMINARSETAASKPSFKNAFRYRRCLIPANGFYEWKSAGNRSKQAMCVRLSEEPLFAMAGLWEQWSSPDGSELETCSVLTTAANSLLEGIHPRMPVILRPEQYSKWLSADTTPIPQLETLLQTYPADEMQAYPVSSFVNRVANDSPECIEPIREQKTLF; from the coding sequence ATGTGTGCCCGTTTTTTCCTGTTTTCGCCTGACGAAGAAATCAAGCGGCTGTTTCAGATGGTGTCATTTCCGCGGATTTCCCCGCGTTACAACATCGCTCCTTCCCAGCCCGTGCTGGCGATAACGAATGCTGGTGCGGAGCTCGAGGTCCGGCATTTTCAATGGGGTTTTATTCCCGCGTGGTCCAAAGATCCGCAGCCGGGACAGGCGATGATCAACGCCCGTTCGGAAACCGCCGCTTCAAAACCTTCGTTTAAAAACGCCTTCCGTTACCGTCGCTGCCTGATTCCTGCAAATGGGTTTTATGAGTGGAAGAGTGCCGGCAATCGTTCGAAGCAGGCGATGTGTGTGCGTCTCAGTGAGGAACCGCTGTTCGCGATGGCTGGATTGTGGGAACAGTGGAGCAGTCCGGACGGCAGCGAACTGGAGACCTGCAGTGTGTTGACGACCGCTGCCAATTCATTGCTGGAAGGCATTCATCCGCGGATGCCGGTGATCCTGCGACCGGAACAGTACAGCAAATGGCTGAGTGCCGACACGACGCCGATCCCGCAGCTGGAAACTCTGCTGCAGACTTATCCTGCAGACGAGATGCAGGCCTACCCGGTCAGTTCCTTCGTGAATCGGGTGGCCAACGATTCCCCCGAATGCATCGAGCCGATCCGCGAACAGAAAACGCTGTTCTAA